One genomic window of Misgurnus anguillicaudatus chromosome 12, ASM2758022v2, whole genome shotgun sequence includes the following:
- the LOC129446259 gene encoding trace amine-associated receptor 13c-like, which produces MFNESESDLDTHSINYCFPHINISCIKDFKAEATDIILYIIVSAISVLTVFLNLLVIISISHFKTLHTPTNLLILSLAVSDMIVGLIVMPVQGIKLIDSCWYFGETFCSLFPYFLYVVISASLGNLIIISVDRYIAITDPLRYPTRVTNNRTIFCIVMIWFWSLIFGIIILRHATFPTDKIQNCLGECRLVVKFEYFITDLMVTFIGPCCTILSLYIKILCIAKQQAHNLISFTGKRVCLQDKAMRTIGILVAIYLLCFIPYYIGVLTQLHKPDDNVINVTCWTMSMNSCMNPIIYALFYKWFRVSVQHILTLKIFEPLSKYFNLLPRNEV; this is translated from the coding sequence ATGTTCAATGAAAGTGAATCGGATTTGGATACTCATTCTATCAACTACTGCTTTCCACACATCAATATATCATGCATCAAAGATTTCAAAGCAGAAGCTACGGAcattattttatacattatcGTTTCTGCAATATCCGTGTTAACTGTGTTTCTGAATCTGCTTGTGATCATCTCCATCTCTCACTTCAAGACGCTTCACACCCCAACCAACCTGCTCATTCTCTCTCTGGCTGTGTCGGATATGATCGTGGGACTGATTGTTATGCCAGTACAGGGCATCAAATTGATCGATTCATGCTGGTACTTTGGAGAGACATTTTGTTCgttatttccatattttctTTATGTGGTTATCTCAGCATCTCTTGGTAATTTGATTATCATTTCTGTAGACCGTTACATTGCTATCACTGATCCTCTGAGATATCCGACAAGAGTAACAAATAATAGAACAATTTTTTGTATTGTTATGATTTGGTTTTGGTCACTCATATTTGGTATCATTATCTTACGCCATGCTACATTCCCCACAGACAAGATTCAGAATTGTTTAGGAGAATGTAGACTTGTCGTcaaatttgaatattttatcACAGACCTTATGGTTACTTTCATTGGACCTTGTTGTACCATCCTTTCTTTGTATATAAAAATTTTATGCATAGCAAAACAACAGGCTCACAATTTAATTTCGTTCACAGGTAAAAGGGTCTGTTTACAAGACAAGGCTATGAGAACCATAGGGATTTTGGTGGCCATCTACCTCTTGTGTTTTATACCGTACTATATAGGTGTTCTTACTCAGCTACATAAACCTGATGacaatgtaataaatgtaacatgCTGGACAATGAGCATGAATTCCTGTATGAATCCCATCATCTATGCCTTGTTTTATAAATGGTTTAGAGTATCAGTACAACACATTCTGACGCTAAAAATATTTGAACCGttatcaaaatatttcaatCTTTTGCCAAGGAATGAAGTTTAA
- the LOC129446258 gene encoding trace amine-associated receptor 6-like, protein MDSEEIQYCFPNNNLSCIREIRPNVESIVLYMFIFLASILTVFLNLLVIISISYFKKLHTPTNLLILSLAVADLIVGLIVIPLMGVRYIETCWYFGETFCSLFLFIVFTVVSASLGNLVFISVDRYIAVTDPLRYTVRVTTYKTVFCIIVNWLCSVIYSVIILYDSLFYPEKKAGCFGTCAVSFLLKHVVMDLIITFIFPSSVIMSLYVKIFCVAKHQAKVVSCNTGISRSERKAAKTLGIVVVVYFLCWIPYYMVILTEGNESKESIEFHLTCWVVYMNSCMNPLIYALFYKWFRLSAKHILTLQIFKPSSEYLNLFPGG, encoded by the coding sequence ATGGATAGTGAAGAAATCCAGTATTGCTTCCCAAACAACAATTTGTCATGTATCAGAGAAATCAGACCTAATGTGGAGTCCATCGTTttgtacatgtttatatttttagcaTCGATCTTAACTGTGTTTCTGAATCTGCTGGTGATCATCTCTATTTCTTACTTCAAGAAGCTTCACACTCCAACTAATCTGCTGATTCTCTCTCTGGCTGTGGCCGATCTGATCGTGGGACTGATTGTTATACCGCTGATGGGTGTCAGATACATTGAGACATGTTGGTACTTTGGAGAGACATTttgttcattatttttattcattgttTTTACGGTTGTTTCAGCATCTCTTGGTAATTTGGTTTTTATTTCTGTGGATCGTTACATTGCTGTGACTGACCCTTTGAGATACACAGTAAGGGTCACGACTTATAAAACTGTATTTTGCATTATTGTTAACTGGCTATGTTCAGTCATATATTCAGTCATTATATTATACGATTCTTTGTTTTACCCGGAGAAAAAAGCTGGGTGTTTTGGAACATGTGCAGTATCTTTTTTGTTGAAACATGTTGTCATGGACCTCATTATCACTTTTATATTCCCTAGTTCTGTTATCATGTCTTTATACGTGAAAATCTTTTGTGTTGCAAAACACCAAGCCAAGGTTGTAAGTTGTAACACGGGCATCAGCAGGTCAGAAAGAAAGGCAGCCAAAACTTTGGGGATTGTGGTAGTGGTTTACTTTCTGTGTTGGATCCCTTACTACATGGTAATACTTACTGAAGGAAATGAGTCAAAAGAATCTATTGAATTTCATTTAACATGTTGGGTTGTTTACATGAATTCATGTATGAATCCACTTATttatgctttgttttataaatggTTTAGATTATCAGCCAAACACATTTTGactttacaaatatttaaaccaTCATCAGAATACTTGAATCTTTTCCCAGGCGGTTGa
- the LOC129446256 gene encoding trace amine-associated receptor 6-like has translation MDSAEIQYCFPNNNLSCIREIRPKVESIVLYMFIFLASILTVFLNLLVIISISHYKKLHTPTNLLILSLAVADLIVGLIVIPLMGVRYIETCWYFGETVCSLFSFTVFTVVSASLGNLVFISVDRYIAVTDPLRYTVRVTPHKTIFCIIVNWICSAIYSVIILYDSLFYLEKKAGCFGTCAVSFMLKHVVMDLIITFIFPSSVIMSLYVKIFCVAKHQAKVVSCNTGISRSERKAAKTLGIVVVVYFLCWIPYYMVILIEGNESTQSIEFNLTCWVVYMNSCMNPLIYALFYRWFRLSAKHILTLQIFKPSSEYLNLFPEG, from the coding sequence ATGGATAGTGCAGAAATTCAGTACTGCTTCCCAAACAACAATTTGTCATGTATCAGAGAAATCAGACCTAAAGTGGAGTCCATCGTTttgtacatgtttatatttttagcaTCAATCTTAACTGTGTTTCTGAATCTGCTGGTGATCATCTCTATTTCCCACTACAAGAAGCTTCACACTCCAACTAATCTGCTCATTCTCTCTCTGGCTGTGGCCGATCTGATCGTGGGACTCATTGTTATACCGCTGATGGGTGTCAGATACATTGAGACATGTTGGTACTTTGGAGAGACAGTTTgttcattattttcatttacTGTTTTTACGGTTGTTTCAGCATCTCTCGgtaatttagtttttatttctgtggaTCGTTACATTGCTGTGACTGACCCTTTGAGATACACAGTAAGGGTCACGCCTCATAAAACGATATTTTGCATTATTGTCAATTGGATATGTTCAGCCATATATTCAGTCATTATCTTATACGATTCTTTGTTTTACCTGGAGAAAAAAGCTGGGTGTTTTGGAACTTGTGCAGTATCTTTTATGTTGAAACATGTTGTCATGGACCTCATTATCACTTTTATTTTCCCTAGTTCTGTAATCATGTCTTTATACGTGAAAATCTTTTGTGTTGCAAAACACCAAGCCAAGGTTGTAAGTTGTAACACGGGCATCAGCAGGTCAGAAAGAAAGGCAGCCAAAACTTTGGGGATTGTGGTAGTGGTTTACTTTCTATGTTGGATCCCTTACTACATGGTAATACTTATTGAAGGTAATGAGTCAACACAATCTAttgaatttaatttaacatgttgGGTTGTTTACATGAATTCATGTATGAATCCACTTATTTATGCTCTGTTTTATAGATGGTTTAGATTATCAGCCAAACACATTTTGactttacaaatatttaaaccGTCATCAGAATATTTGAATCTTTTCCCAGAGGGTTGA
- the LOC129446255 gene encoding trace amine-associated receptor 13c-like, with translation MDMEEIEYCFPNNNLSCIREIRPEVESIVLYMFIFSASILTVFLNLLVIISISHFKKLHTPTNLLILSLAVADLIVGLIVIPLMGVRYIETCWYFGETFCSIFLLISLIVVSASLGNLVFISVDRYIAVTDPLRYTVRVTTYKTVFGIIINWICSVIYSLFLYDALTQDGCFGDCAIYFKFHHIIMDLIVTLIAPCFVIMSLYMKIFCVANYQAKVVSCNTGISRSERKAAKTLGIVVVVYFLCWIPYYVVILIEGNESTVSIEFNLTCWVVYMNSCMNPLIYALFYRWFRLSAKHILTLQIFKPSSEYLDLFTEYE, from the coding sequence ATGGATATGGAAGAAATCGAGTATTGCTTCCCAAACAACAATTTGTCATGTATCAGAGAAATTAGACCTGAAGTGGAGTCCATCGTTttgtacatgtttatattttcaGCATCGATCTTAACTGTGTTTCTGAATCTGCTGGTGATCATCTCGATTTCTCACTTCAAGAAGCTTCACACTCCAACTAATCTGCTGATTCTGTCTCTGGCTGTGGCCGATCTGATCGTGGGACTGATTGTTATACCGCTGATGGGTGTCAGATACATTGAGACTTGTTGGTACTTTGGAGAGACATTTTGTtcgatttttttattaatttctttaatAGTTGTTTCAGCATCTCTTGGTAATTTGGTTTTTATTTCTGTGGATCGTTACATTGCTGTGACTGACCCTTTGAGATACACAGTAAGAGTCACGACTTATAAAACTGTATTTGGCATTATAATCAATTGGATATGTTCAGTCATATATTCTCTTTTCTTATATGATGCTTTAACACAGGATGGGTGTTTTGGAGACTGTGCAATTTATTTTAAGTTTCATCATATTATCATGGACCTAATTGTCACTTTAATTGCCCCGTGTTTTGTAATCATGTCTTTATACATGAAAATCTTTTGTGTTGCAAATTACCAGGCCAAGGTTGTAAGTTGTAACACAGGCATCAGCAGGTCAGAAAGAAAGGCAGCCAAAACTTTGGGGATTGTGGTAGTGGTTTACTTTCTGTGTTGGATCCCTTACTACGTGGTAATACTTATTGAAGGAAATGAGTCAACAGTATCTAttgaatttaatttaacatgttgGGTTGTTTACATGAATTCATGTATGAATCCACTTATTTATGCTCTGTTTTATAGATGGTTTAGATTATCAGCCAAACACATTTTGactttacaaatatttaaaccaTCATCGGAATACTTGGATCTTTTCACAGAGTATGAATGA